The following coding sequences are from one Bradyrhizobium sp. 200 window:
- a CDS encoding TetR/AcrR family transcriptional regulator, with the protein MARTRSENYDGIHLGILTNAARLFSSQGYMRASIADLADACKLSRGALYHYFDSKEAILFAILDAHIREMIERVEAAIAAGGPTLTQFQNVIRTIVEVNAKSPHEQRVLIHDLSFLNEDEQQTIKNLERQLVDIVTDLLVRLDAEGRIIRRTKKIYTMILFGIINYTYTWYDPEGGIGPQEFADMAVELFLHGFAPGAAAKPATANRREKT; encoded by the coding sequence ATGGCGCGAACACGCTCTGAGAATTACGACGGCATCCATCTCGGCATACTGACCAATGCCGCGCGGTTGTTTTCGTCTCAAGGTTACATGCGCGCCTCGATCGCCGACCTTGCCGATGCCTGCAAGCTGTCGCGCGGCGCGCTCTATCATTATTTCGACTCCAAGGAAGCGATCCTGTTTGCGATCCTGGATGCCCATATTCGGGAGATGATCGAGCGCGTCGAGGCCGCTATCGCGGCGGGCGGCCCGACGCTGACGCAGTTCCAGAATGTCATTCGTACGATCGTGGAGGTCAACGCCAAGTCGCCGCATGAGCAACGCGTGCTGATTCACGACCTGTCGTTTCTGAACGAGGACGAGCAGCAGACCATCAAGAATCTCGAGCGTCAGCTTGTCGACATCGTCACCGATCTTCTCGTCAGGCTCGATGCCGAGGGGCGGATCATCAGGCGTACCAAGAAGATCTACACGATGATCCTGTTCGGCATCATCAACTACACCTACACCTGGTACGATCCCGAGGGCGGGATCGGTCCGCAGGAATTCGCCGATATGGCGGTCGAATTGTTCCTGCATGGGTTTGCGCCCGGTGCGGCCGCCAAGCCTGCCACGGCGAACCGCCGGGAAAAGACCTAG
- a CDS encoding ABC transporter ATP-binding protein: protein MTPLLRIENLSKRFGGLQAVADVSLAVTSGEICSVIGPNGAGKTTLFNMISGVLRPSGGRILFDGIDLAAVSPSRFAGIGIGRTFQNLALFKHGTVVENILTGRHTHLRSNVLDAVIFFGRTRREEIAARQRVEHIVEFLEIEHIRDAIVGTLSYGQQKRVELARALACEPKLLLLDEMVSGMNQEETEDIARFVLDIRDELGITVLMIEHEMRIVMDISDRVHVLNFGRKIAEGAPAEVRRDPAVTEAYLGGHRAEPVAQAEA from the coding sequence GTGACACCCCTGCTCAGGATAGAAAACCTCAGCAAGCGTTTTGGCGGCCTGCAGGCGGTCGCCGATGTCAGCCTTGCCGTAACATCAGGCGAAATCTGCAGCGTGATCGGTCCGAACGGCGCCGGCAAGACCACGCTGTTCAACATGATCTCCGGCGTGCTGCGGCCAAGCGGCGGCCGCATCCTGTTCGACGGCATCGATCTTGCGGCCGTCTCGCCGTCGCGGTTCGCGGGAATCGGGATCGGGCGGACGTTTCAGAACCTCGCGCTGTTCAAACACGGCACGGTGGTCGAGAACATCCTGACCGGCCGGCACACGCATCTGCGCTCCAACGTGCTGGATGCCGTGATCTTCTTCGGCCGAACCCGGCGCGAGGAGATCGCGGCACGACAGCGCGTCGAGCACATCGTCGAATTCCTCGAGATCGAGCATATCCGTGACGCCATCGTCGGAACGCTGTCCTACGGCCAGCAAAAGCGCGTCGAACTGGCGCGGGCACTCGCCTGCGAGCCGAAACTGCTGCTGCTCGACGAAATGGTGTCTGGCATGAATCAGGAAGAGACCGAGGACATCGCGCGCTTTGTCTTGGACATCCGCGACGAACTCGGCATCACCGTATTGATGATCGAGCACGAGATGCGGATCGTGATGGATATCTCCGACCGCGTTCATGTCCTGAATTTCGGGCGCAAGATCGCCGAAGGCGCGCCGGCCGAAGTGCGGCGCGACCCTGCGGTGACGGAAGCCTATCTCGGCGGCCATCGCGCGGAACCCGTAGCACAGGCGGAGGCGTGA
- a CDS encoding ABC transporter substrate-binding protein, which yields MIKYLATASLLLAGTYLSTGPALAADPGITDTEIVIGDVEPLTGPPALLGVAASIGHKIAIAEANAAGGINGRKIKYVLEDDGYVTARTIQGVKKVTDVDKAFALLGISGSGQSIAVMPLLEKAGIPTVIDVAPVKFLWEPPRKNVFVVGQSYEEGIIHLVNYLADKNPGKKWGLITQDDDYGITVRDGFDTVVKAKKLNVVYSGNYKKGQQDFSSDMLQLKDSGAEVFLAGGIIGENIAMMKELEKLNIKPVVGIFWPGRVEPVLKLMGPAGDGIYAVDYVEPFAGAAGKAFLEKAKGLLPEAEMKGVNRYSMTGYAAAKVLISAIERCGKQPTWACTITELEKTKNVETGIMAPISFGPGVRFSNQKLQIMQSEFSTLSFKPVN from the coding sequence ATGATCAAATATCTGGCGACCGCGTCGCTGTTACTCGCGGGCACGTATCTTTCGACCGGCCCAGCGCTGGCCGCCGACCCTGGAATCACCGACACCGAAATCGTGATCGGAGACGTCGAGCCCCTGACCGGTCCGCCGGCACTGCTCGGCGTCGCCGCATCGATCGGCCACAAGATCGCGATTGCCGAAGCCAATGCCGCCGGTGGCATCAACGGCCGCAAGATAAAATATGTGCTGGAAGACGACGGCTATGTCACGGCCCGCACCATCCAGGGCGTCAAGAAGGTAACCGACGTCGACAAGGCCTTCGCGTTGCTCGGCATCTCAGGCTCGGGACAGTCCATCGCCGTGATGCCGCTATTGGAAAAGGCCGGCATCCCCACCGTGATCGACGTGGCGCCGGTCAAATTCCTCTGGGAGCCGCCACGCAAGAACGTGTTCGTGGTCGGGCAATCCTATGAGGAAGGCATCATCCACCTTGTCAATTATCTCGCCGACAAGAACCCCGGCAAGAAATGGGGCCTGATCACCCAGGACGATGATTACGGCATCACCGTGCGCGACGGCTTCGATACCGTCGTCAAGGCCAAGAAGCTCAACGTGGTCTACAGCGGCAACTACAAGAAGGGCCAGCAAGATTTCTCGTCCGACATGCTGCAATTGAAGGATTCCGGCGCCGAAGTGTTTCTGGCCGGCGGCATCATCGGTGAGAACATCGCGATGATGAAGGAGCTGGAGAAGCTCAACATCAAGCCGGTGGTCGGTATCTTCTGGCCCGGACGGGTCGAGCCGGTGCTGAAACTGATGGGACCGGCCGGCGACGGCATCTATGCGGTCGACTATGTCGAGCCGTTCGCAGGCGCCGCCGGCAAGGCCTTCCTCGAAAAGGCCAAGGGACTGCTGCCGGAAGCCGAGATGAAAGGCGTTAACCGCTATTCGATGACCGGCTATGCCGCCGCCAAGGTCTTGATCTCCGCGATCGAACGCTGCGGCAAGCAGCCGACGTGGGCCTGCACCATCACTGAACTGGAAAAGACCAAGAATGTCGAAACCGGCATCATGGCGCCGATCAGCTTCGGACCCGGGGTCCGCTTCTCGAACCAGAAACTGCAGATCATGCAGTCCGAGTTCTCGACGCTGAGCTTCAAGCCGGTGAATTGA
- a CDS encoding branched-chain amino acid ABC transporter permease, producing MRTGDFKQTYGELVTLVDSPPVWLWSALLVAGLIAAPFVLNSYALSFLMIIMITVVGALGLNILTGYTGLISLGHVGFLVTGAYAYAVLVSKYQMHPLVGFLGAGVVPALASLIVGAPSLRLKGLYLAITTLAFSFIINTVILEARWLTNGARGISVQRPEIFGLSFEGDAAFTYLCLGFAVFTLFATLNIRRSRVGRAFVAIRDNDTAARVMGINLHAYKLFAFVTSAFITGLSGALYGIYLSFVSVEGFPFLLSIEALAILIVGGLGSALGAVLGTILIVLLPEATRLVFSLFSAQMDAMFTTGAQELKSMLYGLVIIMFLRFQPRGLVGAWHDIRRIWVNWPLRY from the coding sequence ATGCGCACCGGAGATTTCAAGCAAACCTACGGCGAACTCGTAACCCTCGTTGACTCTCCGCCGGTCTGGCTATGGTCGGCGCTGCTGGTCGCAGGCCTGATCGCAGCGCCCTTCGTGCTGAACTCCTATGCACTGTCGTTCCTGATGATCATCATGATTACGGTGGTCGGCGCGCTAGGCTTGAACATCCTGACCGGCTACACCGGCCTGATCTCGCTCGGCCATGTCGGCTTTCTCGTCACTGGCGCTTACGCCTATGCGGTGCTGGTTTCCAAATATCAGATGCATCCGCTGGTCGGCTTCCTTGGCGCGGGCGTGGTACCGGCGCTCGCCAGCCTCATCGTCGGCGCGCCGTCGCTGCGGCTGAAGGGGCTTTATCTCGCGATCACCACGCTGGCGTTTTCCTTCATCATCAACACCGTGATCCTGGAAGCGCGGTGGCTGACCAACGGCGCCCGTGGCATTTCGGTGCAGCGGCCGGAGATTTTCGGCCTCAGCTTCGAGGGCGATGCCGCCTTCACCTATCTTTGCCTCGGCTTTGCCGTGTTCACGCTGTTTGCCACGCTCAACATCCGTCGCAGCCGCGTCGGCCGCGCCTTTGTCGCGATTCGCGATAACGACACCGCCGCCCGGGTCATGGGCATCAATCTGCACGCCTACAAGCTGTTCGCCTTCGTCACCTCCGCCTTCATCACCGGCCTTTCGGGCGCGCTTTACGGCATCTATTTGTCCTTTGTCAGCGTCGAAGGCTTTCCGTTCCTGCTCTCTATCGAGGCGCTGGCGATCCTGATCGTCGGCGGGCTCGGCTCAGCGCTCGGCGCCGTACTCGGCACCATCCTGATCGTGCTGCTGCCAGAAGCGACGCGGCTGGTATTCAGCCTGTTCAGCGCTCAGATGGACGCGATGTTCACGACCGGTGCGCAGGAGCTGAAGAGCATGCTCTATGGCCTCGTCATCATCATGTTCCTGCGCTTCCAGCCGCGCGGCCTGGTCGGCGCCTGGCACGACATCCGGCGAATATGGGTGAACTGGCCGCTTCGTTACTAA
- a CDS encoding AMP-binding protein, whose product MSALESLRTEHPPMQSSSTRTSSASAGSLRTALKNAAITIPQLLRQRAAMHGDQLALREKEYGIWNPYSWSHYYETSRSVALGLLALGLKPGDRVAIAGENTPEWFYADLGVQMIGAVAVGIYPTNPWVELQYIVRHSGARVVISGDQEQTDKVLDALANNGGLPALEAIVCVDMKGLRHYRQSELMSFEALCQRGRAYALQKPDANATLDRLISQASPDDVSILVYTSGTTGPPKGAMLTHRNLVYAAYIYAEAVAIADKPFEAVSYLPLCHVAERCYGEVTHLVLGGTVSFAESIDTVALNIREIAPTFFVGVPRIYEKLQQGFLFRLGESGRLRQRFVKTCFAWGRKLSDRRQAGTTTWLDRLSYALLYVLLFRNIQRHLGFARSRHRLCAGASISPETLRFFDIVGRPVSQGYGLTESGGVAFIQTESHHRLGGCGLPLLHTEWKIDSDGEILLRNPGVFKGYFLDEKASAATLDSAGWLRTGDIVEVLDNGEITVVDRKKAIIITAGGKNIAPSEIENALKDSEFLKEAIVVGEAKKYLGAIIQVDFDNVGRWARDKALPYTNYKSLSQLPEVHELVERIVNETNKRFARVENIRRFAILEKELDHDDGELTATQKVRRAMIEKKFARELAIIYQAEG is encoded by the coding sequence ATGTCGGCACTCGAGAGCCTGCGCACCGAGCATCCACCGATGCAATCGAGCTCCACGCGTACGTCGTCTGCGTCCGCCGGATCGCTGCGGACCGCGCTGAAGAACGCCGCGATCACCATTCCCCAACTGCTTCGCCAGCGCGCCGCGATGCACGGCGACCAGCTCGCGCTGCGCGAAAAGGAATACGGCATCTGGAATCCCTATTCCTGGAGTCACTATTACGAGACTTCGCGTTCCGTTGCCCTCGGCCTGCTCGCGCTCGGCCTCAAGCCGGGCGACCGCGTCGCCATCGCCGGCGAGAACACGCCGGAATGGTTTTACGCCGATCTCGGCGTCCAGATGATCGGTGCGGTCGCGGTCGGCATCTATCCGACCAATCCCTGGGTCGAGCTGCAATACATCGTCCGTCACTCCGGCGCGCGGGTCGTCATATCAGGCGATCAGGAACAGACCGACAAGGTACTCGACGCGCTGGCCAATAATGGCGGCCTGCCGGCGCTCGAAGCCATCGTCTGCGTCGACATGAAGGGCCTCCGGCACTACCGGCAATCGGAACTGATGTCGTTCGAAGCGCTTTGCCAACGCGGCAGAGCCTATGCACTCCAAAAACCCGATGCCAATGCGACTCTCGATCGGCTGATTTCGCAGGCGTCGCCCGACGACGTCTCCATCCTGGTCTATACGTCAGGCACGACCGGCCCACCCAAGGGCGCGATGCTGACGCACCGCAACCTGGTCTATGCCGCCTACATCTACGCCGAAGCCGTCGCGATCGCCGACAAGCCGTTCGAGGCCGTGAGCTACCTGCCGCTGTGTCACGTGGCCGAGCGCTGCTATGGCGAGGTGACGCATCTGGTGCTCGGCGGCACCGTCAGCTTTGCGGAATCGATCGACACCGTCGCGCTCAATATCCGCGAAATCGCGCCGACGTTCTTCGTCGGTGTTCCCCGCATCTACGAAAAGCTCCAGCAGGGTTTTCTGTTCCGGCTCGGCGAAAGCGGCAGGCTGCGCCAGCGCTTCGTCAAGACCTGCTTTGCCTGGGGCCGCAAGCTGTCGGACCGTCGGCAGGCCGGGACCACGACATGGCTCGACCGCCTAAGCTATGCGCTGCTCTATGTTCTCCTGTTTCGCAACATCCAGCGTCACCTCGGCTTCGCCCGCAGCCGTCACCGCCTCTGTGCCGGGGCGTCGATCTCGCCGGAGACGCTACGTTTCTTCGACATCGTTGGCCGCCCGGTCTCGCAGGGTTATGGGCTGACCGAGAGCGGCGGGGTTGCCTTTATCCAGACCGAAAGCCATCACCGGCTCGGCGGCTGCGGCCTGCCCCTGCTCCACACCGAATGGAAGATCGACAGCGATGGCGAGATCCTGCTGCGCAATCCAGGCGTCTTCAAAGGTTATTTCCTCGACGAAAAGGCTTCGGCCGCAACGCTCGATTCCGCCGGCTGGCTGCGCACCGGCGATATCGTCGAGGTTCTGGACAATGGCGAGATCACCGTGGTCGACCGCAAGAAGGCGATCATCATCACCGCCGGCGGCAAGAACATCGCGCCTTCAGAGATCGAGAACGCGCTGAAGGACTCTGAGTTCCTCAAGGAAGCGATCGTGGTCGGAGAGGCCAAGAAATATCTCGGCGCAATCATCCAGGTCGACTTCGACAATGTCGGGCGCTGGGCGCGCGACAAGGCCTTGCCCTATACCAATTACAAGTCGCTATCGCAGCTCCCCGAAGTGCACGAGTTGGTCGAGCGCATCGTCAACGAGACCAACAAGCGCTTCGCCCGCGTCGAAAACATTCGCCGTTTCGCCATCCTCGAAAAGGAGCTCGATCACGACGACGGCGAGCTGACCGCCACGCAAAAGGTGCGCCGCGCCATGATCGAGAAGAAGTTCGCGCGCGAACTCGCCATCATCTACCAGGCGGAGGGCTGA
- a CDS encoding branched-chain amino acid ABC transporter permease codes for MQYFIQLIISGLAIGAIYGLIAMGFAVIYKSTGLVNFAQGEMTMITAYIAWTISTTVSGNVFVVALGAILAAVMLGLVIERVVMRPMLGEPVFAIVMVTIGLAVILRSSINFIWDAYPHGLDVGFGRTIVRIGTIGVRTGQIAVIVTLLALLAAIWAFFRYSKIGVAMRAVAADDRTALLMGISATRVHALAWAASSVIAGIGGVFFALSYDLSPAMFQLGLKAFPATILGGLDAVLGSGLGGLLIGITENLAGGYVGSGMKEVAGFAMIIVVLMIRPFGIFGERDIERV; via the coding sequence ATGCAGTATTTCATCCAGCTCATAATATCCGGCCTTGCGATCGGCGCCATCTATGGCCTGATCGCGATGGGCTTTGCGGTGATCTACAAATCCACCGGCCTGGTCAATTTCGCGCAAGGCGAAATGACCATGATCACGGCCTATATCGCCTGGACCATTTCGACCACGGTCAGCGGCAATGTGTTTGTCGTGGCGCTCGGCGCTATCCTCGCGGCTGTTATGCTCGGCCTCGTCATCGAGCGCGTGGTGATGCGTCCGATGCTGGGCGAACCGGTCTTTGCCATCGTCATGGTAACCATCGGCCTGGCAGTGATCCTGCGCTCGTCGATCAATTTTATCTGGGACGCCTATCCGCATGGTCTCGACGTTGGCTTCGGCCGCACCATTGTGCGTATCGGCACAATCGGGGTGCGGACGGGGCAAATTGCGGTCATCGTCACACTTCTGGCGCTGCTCGCCGCGATCTGGGCGTTCTTTCGTTACAGCAAGATCGGCGTCGCGATGCGCGCCGTCGCCGCCGACGATCGCACCGCGCTCCTGATGGGCATCAGCGCCACCAGGGTTCATGCCCTCGCCTGGGCAGCTTCATCCGTCATCGCCGGAATCGGCGGCGTGTTCTTTGCGCTGTCCTACGATCTCTCGCCGGCGATGTTCCAGCTCGGGCTGAAGGCGTTTCCGGCGACCATCCTGGGCGGCCTCGACGCCGTGCTCGGATCCGGCCTCGGCGGCCTCCTGATCGGCATCACCGAAAATCTCGCCGGCGGCTATGTCGGCTCCGGCATGAAGGAGGTCGCGGGCTTTGCGATGATCATCGTGGTGCTGATGATCCGCCCGTTTGGCATCTTCGGCGAACGCGATATCGAGAGGGTTTGA
- a CDS encoding FAD-dependent oxidoreductase has translation MTVVRADAVVIGAGAGGLCAAARLSHAGLHTLVVDDKERIGGRASAEQIDGFTVNIGAIAIELGGVFEETFNTVGAPLDIRTPEPASSFFIDGKLIDVGRGGWSLLLGQLTKQASRILEKFADARSGNLPDGRQSTEDWLKTYTSNASVHAIFRNLCAAIFACNAAELPARAFLTYFTSKGAFKRFGFCPQGTIGVWNALGTAIKRNGDIWLSTPAVQIHSTGGRVDGVTVLRDGQRVRIETDLVISNAGPKATVELGGEAAFPPAYVEQVRNGLRPTANIVVNIASREPLISHPGIVTFGKTRRLCNMANLTATCPELAPPGWHLYVAYAVPIPALGDFDSDAEVELALMDLREQFPNFAQAKILSIRVMRDDWPAQRSCAGYDLPRETGIDGLWCVGDAVKQYGNGGTQACAETAKIVTDAILAQRPRVPQAGRV, from the coding sequence TTGACGGTCGTTCGTGCGGATGCTGTCGTGATCGGGGCCGGCGCGGGCGGACTTTGCGCCGCCGCGCGCCTTTCTCATGCCGGGCTTCATACCCTCGTCGTCGATGACAAGGAGCGGATCGGCGGGCGGGCCTCGGCCGAACAGATTGACGGCTTTACCGTCAATATCGGCGCGATCGCGATCGAACTGGGCGGGGTATTCGAGGAGACCTTCAATACCGTCGGTGCGCCGCTCGATATCCGCACGCCGGAGCCCGCCAGTTCCTTCTTTATCGACGGCAAGCTGATCGACGTCGGCCGCGGCGGCTGGTCGCTGCTGCTCGGGCAACTGACCAAACAGGCCTCGCGTATCCTGGAGAAATTCGCCGACGCCCGCTCCGGCAACCTTCCCGACGGGCGGCAATCGACCGAGGACTGGCTCAAGACCTACACCAGCAACGCCTCGGTGCACGCCATCTTCCGCAACCTTTGCGCCGCGATCTTCGCCTGCAACGCCGCCGAACTGCCAGCGCGGGCTTTCCTGACCTATTTTACGAGCAAAGGCGCCTTCAAGCGCTTTGGCTTTTGCCCGCAAGGCACGATCGGCGTCTGGAATGCGCTCGGAACCGCGATCAAGCGTAATGGCGATATCTGGCTGTCGACCCCGGCTGTACAGATCCACTCGACCGGCGGCCGTGTCGACGGCGTGACCGTCCTGCGCGATGGTCAAAGGGTACGGATCGAAACCGATCTCGTCATCAGCAATGCCGGCCCGAAGGCCACCGTTGAACTCGGTGGTGAAGCCGCCTTCCCGCCCGCCTATGTAGAGCAGGTGCGCAACGGACTACGCCCCACCGCCAACATCGTCGTCAACATCGCAAGCCGCGAGCCGCTGATCTCCCATCCCGGCATTGTGACCTTCGGCAAGACGCGTCGGCTGTGCAACATGGCAAACCTAACGGCCACCTGCCCCGAACTCGCGCCACCTGGTTGGCATCTCTATGTCGCTTATGCGGTGCCGATCCCGGCGCTCGGCGATTTCGATTCCGACGCTGAGGTCGAACTCGCGCTGATGGATTTGCGCGAGCAGTTCCCGAACTTTGCCCAGGCTAAAATCCTGTCGATCCGCGTCATGCGCGACGACTGGCCGGCGCAACGTAGCTGCGCCGGATACGACCTGCCGCGCGAGACCGGCATCGACGGCCTGTGGTGCGTTGGTGACGCTGTGAAGCAATACGGCAATGGCGGTACGCAGGCCTGCGCCGAAACCGCGAAAATCGTCACCGATGCGATCCTCGCGCAGCGGCCGCGCGTACCCCAGGCCGGTCGGGTGTGA
- a CDS encoding SDR family oxidoreductase → MDLGLKGRTAIVCAASQGLGKASAMSLAREGVNMIIAARRGDVLESAADEIAAATGNRPKTVIADVTTKEGRDAILTACPAPDILVNNAGGPPPGDFRKFEREDWIKALDGNMLAPIALIKATLDGMIARRFGRIVNVTSHAVKAPVAMLALSNGARAGLTGFVAGLARSVAEHNVTINNLLPGTFDTDRLKSNLAALARNSAREVGTVTEEIRTANPTKRFGHPNEFGATCAFLCSAQAGYITGQNLLIDGGAYPGTF, encoded by the coding sequence ATGGATCTGGGATTGAAGGGGCGCACGGCAATCGTGTGCGCGGCAAGTCAGGGCCTTGGCAAGGCCAGTGCAATGTCTCTTGCCCGCGAGGGCGTCAATATGATCATCGCCGCCCGGCGCGGCGACGTGCTGGAAAGCGCAGCCGACGAAATCGCCGCTGCAACAGGAAATCGACCGAAAACGGTCATTGCCGACGTAACCACCAAAGAAGGCCGTGACGCCATTCTCACCGCCTGTCCTGCCCCCGACATTCTCGTCAACAATGCCGGTGGCCCGCCACCCGGCGATTTCCGGAAGTTCGAGCGTGAAGACTGGATCAAGGCGCTCGATGGCAACATGCTGGCGCCGATCGCCCTGATCAAGGCGACGCTGGACGGCATGATCGCACGCCGGTTCGGCCGCATCGTCAATGTGACGTCGCATGCCGTGAAGGCGCCGGTCGCGATGCTGGCGCTTTCCAACGGCGCCCGTGCCGGTCTCACCGGCTTCGTCGCGGGCCTCGCGCGCTCGGTTGCCGAGCACAATGTGACGATCAACAACCTGCTGCCCGGCACCTTTGACACCGACCGGCTGAAATCGAATCTGGCAGCACTGGCGAGGAATTCGGCGCGCGAAGTTGGCACAGTCACCGAGGAGATCAGGACAGCAAACCCGACAAAACGGTTCGGGCACCCGAATGAATTCGGCGCGACCTGCGCGTTCCTGTGCTCGGCGCAGGCCGGCTACATCACCGGGCAAAACCTCCTGATCGATGGCGGCGCCTATCCCGGCACATTCTGA
- a CDS encoding ABC transporter ATP-binding protein: MPTTLPTKATFESAQSAPDPSCLLEFRNIRIVYDNAIEAIRDVSIAVPEGGIVALLGSNGAGKSTLLKAMSGILYTEEGAIENGSIRFRNEDVHHLAPDELVRRGIVKVPEGRRVFPALTIDENLQMGGYTRTTAEARERREKVFALFPRLFERRDQIAGYMSGGEQQMLAIGRALMTDPVLLALDEPSLGLAPLIIDRIYEVIAKLRDEMKMTVLLVEQNAQRALDIADYGYILETGRVVLDGSAKKLAANEDVQEFYLGVSNSGRKSLRDVKHYKRRKRWLS; the protein is encoded by the coding sequence ATGCCAACAACGCTCCCGACAAAAGCGACATTTGAGAGCGCGCAGTCAGCACCTGACCCGTCATGCCTGCTCGAATTCCGCAACATCCGCATCGTCTATGACAACGCTATTGAGGCGATCCGCGACGTCAGCATTGCGGTTCCCGAAGGCGGCATCGTCGCTCTGCTCGGCTCCAACGGCGCCGGCAAGTCGACATTGCTGAAGGCGATGTCCGGAATTCTCTACACCGAGGAAGGTGCGATCGAGAACGGCTCGATCCGGTTCCGAAATGAGGACGTCCACCATCTAGCGCCCGATGAGTTGGTGCGGCGCGGCATCGTGAAGGTGCCCGAAGGCCGCCGCGTATTTCCGGCGCTGACCATTGACGAAAACCTGCAGATGGGCGGCTACACCAGGACCACAGCCGAAGCGCGTGAGCGGCGCGAAAAAGTGTTCGCGCTGTTCCCGCGCCTGTTCGAACGGCGCGACCAGATCGCAGGCTACATGTCCGGCGGCGAGCAGCAGATGCTGGCGATCGGCCGCGCCCTGATGACCGATCCCGTGCTGCTGGCGCTCGATGAGCCGTCGTTGGGCCTCGCGCCGCTCATCATCGACCGGATCTATGAGGTGATCGCCAAGCTCCGTGACGAGATGAAGATGACCGTGCTGCTGGTCGAGCAGAATGCGCAGCGAGCGCTCGATATCGCAGACTACGGGTACATCCTCGAGACCGGGCGCGTCGTTCTCGACGGCTCGGCGAAAAAGCTCGCCGCGAACGAGGACGTGCAGGAATTCTATCTCGGCGTCTCCAATTCAGGGCGCAAGAGCCTGCGCGACGTCAAGCATTACAAGCGGCGCAAGCGGTGGCTGTCGTGA
- a CDS encoding VOC family protein has protein sequence MIQLKDVSYVRLGSPDLESAENFATTCLGLQIAERGKKDLYLRSDARAHTLCYSEGDPGDQTVGFEVEDEASLQEAASTLESLGHAVHAGSAHEAEQRKVKAFIGFRDPTGNHVELVVRPERSGRRYFASRDAGITGFSHIGLNSTDPGRDERFWTQVCNARVSDRIGDIPLMRVNAIHHTIALVRAPKAGIQHINHQVESSDDVLRSYYFLSGRRVPIVFGPGRHPTSGARFLYFKGPDGMIFEYSVGVDEIEDEATHRPRQFGFEPTSFCMWGAKPAGMALPNN, from the coding sequence ATGATTCAGCTAAAGGACGTCAGCTACGTTCGCCTCGGCTCGCCCGACCTCGAATCTGCCGAGAATTTTGCCACGACCTGTCTCGGGCTGCAGATTGCCGAACGCGGCAAGAAAGACCTCTATCTCCGCTCCGACGCGCGCGCGCATACGCTGTGCTATTCCGAAGGCGATCCCGGCGATCAGACCGTCGGCTTCGAGGTCGAGGATGAGGCGAGCTTACAGGAAGCGGCTTCAACGCTGGAGTCGCTCGGCCACGCCGTCCACGCAGGCTCCGCACATGAGGCGGAGCAGCGCAAGGTCAAGGCCTTCATCGGATTTCGCGATCCGACCGGCAACCACGTTGAACTCGTGGTGCGGCCCGAACGAAGCGGCCGCCGCTATTTTGCCAGCCGCGACGCCGGGATCACCGGCTTCAGCCACATTGGACTGAACTCCACCGATCCCGGTCGCGACGAACGGTTCTGGACCCAGGTGTGCAACGCCCGCGTCAGCGACCGCATCGGCGACATCCCGTTGATGCGCGTCAACGCGATCCATCACACGATTGCGCTTGTGCGGGCGCCGAAGGCCGGCATCCAGCACATCAATCATCAAGTGGAGAGCAGCGACGATGTGCTGCGCTCCTATTATTTCCTCAGCGGACGCCGCGTTCCGATCGTGTTCGGCCCGGGACGGCATCCGACGTCAGGCGCGCGCTTTCTCTACTTCAAGGGCCCCGACGGCATGATCTTCGAATATTCCGTCGGCGTCGACGAAATCGAGGATGAAGCCACGCACCGGCCCCGGCAATTCGGCTTCGAGCCCACGAGCTTCTGCATGTGGGGAGCCAAGCCCGCCGGCATGGCCTTGCCGAACAACTAA